CAGTTTCTACCTGAAGAACGTGCAGACGCAGGAGACGCGCACGCTCACACAGTTCCACTTCCTCAGCTGGCCGGCGCAGGGAATCCCCACCTCCacgcgccccctgctggacttCCGCAGGTACTGCAGCTTCCCCGtttgctttggtctcaaccTGAAACCTTTATGGATTATTGGACTTGTTTTCATAACTAAGAGACATTCCTGGGTGTGAATCCCTAACGTGTCCCGTTTCTCTCTCAGGAAGGTGAATAAATGCTACCGCGGACGCTCCTGCCCCATCATCGTTCACTGCAGGTACAATCAGCGGATCCCAGGTGTTACAACCAAGGGACTatttctgattggctcttcCTGTGTTTCCATAGCGACGGCACTGGGCGGACCGGGACTTACATCCTGATCGACATGGTTCTGAACCGCATGGCTAAAGGTGCAGTAGATGCGGGGTGAAGCGGCCGCTGCTGCTCCAGACACTGACCGACTGATTCTGGTTCCCCGCAGGCGTCAAGGAGATCGACATCGCCGCTACGCTGGAGCACGTCCGGGACCAGCGGCCCGGGATGGTCCGCACCAAGGTGAGTCCGAACCGGACCCGAACCGGACCACCCCGATACACCAAACAGTAGCTCAGTTTTACTAAACACACTTTAAAACCCCAAACTTCAAACTAACCGTTTCTAGAGCAGATTCTCTTCCTGGTTTCTAATGCTTCTCTGCTCTGAAAGGTGTAAAGCTGAGCCACGCCGCCACCTGCTGGTGGCAGATGGAACTGAACCAGGGTTCAGTGCAGGAAGCCGAGTGACCCAAATTCTGCTCTTGAgaataaactcaaaatgaaagatattgtttacagaaataaaccTAGTTTATATTTCAGATCTATacccatttgttttattttaatgtcgtTGTACAGAATAAACTGAAACGTTTTGTGGTCCTTCATTAGTTGGTTGGGGAAGTGAGCACCGCCATCTTGTCTTCCTCTCCAGGACCAGTTTGAGTTTGCTCTGACGGCGGTTGCAGAGGAGGTGAACGCCATCCTCAAGGCGCTGCCCCAGTGACCCCTGGACGACCTCAGATGACCCCCGGCACTGACTCAGGACGATCTAGGCGATGTGTTCAGGAGCATTTAGGAGAACCTGTGTGAAACGTGCATGTGAATGCACCACGAGCTTTACCCACCCAGACAGCTGGTGTTGTGTTGTAGCTGAACCTGCGGAGCCGGATCTGGATCCGCTCCAGGTTTCCTCTGCTGCTCATGGACCCCCTCTGTGCGTTTCCCGTCTATGTAGTCGTTAACCTCCAGCaagagaaaactataaaaaataaagctgattttGTAAGTGTGAccttaaataaatctgtttgtgttgcagcaCCTGTGTGACTTCCTGTGTAAATGACTCGACCAATCAGATTTCAGATCAACTTTATTCGTTTTAAGGCacaaacatgataaaaatgaGTCTGTGCGTTCAGTACTCTTCGCCCTCGTCTTCGTCGCCGACGCTGTCCGTCCCCACCTCTTCGTAGTCCTTCTCCAGGGCCGCCATGTCCTCCCGCGCCTCCGAGAACTCGCCCTCCTCCATGCCCTCGCCCACGTACCAGTGGACGAAGGCCCGCTTGGCGTACATCAGGTCGAACTTGTGGTCGAGGCGCGCCCAGGCCTCGGCGATGGCCGTGGTGTTGCTGAGCATGCAGACAGCGCGCTGCACCTTGGCCAGGTCTCCGCCCGGCACCACGGTGGGCGGCTGGTAGTTGATGCCCACCTTGAAGCCAGTGGGGCACCAGTCCACGAACTGGATGGAGCGCTTGGTCTTGATGGTGGCGATGGCCGAGTTGACATCTTTGGGCACCACGTCGCCACGGTACAGCAGGCAGCAGGCCATGTACTTGCCGTGGCGCGGGTCGCACTTCACCATCTGGTTGGCGGGCTCGAAGCAGGCGTTGGTGATGTCGGCCACCGACAGCTGCTCGTGGTAGGCCTTCTCGGCCGAGATGACGGGCGCGTAGGTGGCCAGAGGGAAGTGGATGCGCGGGTACGGCACCAGGTTGGTCTGGAACTCCGTCAGGTCCACGTTGAGCGCGCCGTCAAAGCGCAGCGACGCCGTGATGGACGACACGATCTGGCCGATGAGGCGGTTCAGGTTGGTGTAGGAGGGGCGCTCGATGTCCAGGTTGCGGCGGCAGATGTCGTAGATGGCCTCGTTGTCCACCATGAAGGCACAATCCGAGTGCTCCAGGGTGGTGTGGGTGGTGAGGATGGAGTTGTACGGCTCCACCACCGCCGTGGACACCTGGGGAGCCGGGTACACGGCGAACTCCAGCTTGGACTTCTTTCCGTAGTCCACCGAGAGACGCTCCATCAGCAGAGAGGTGAAGCCGGAGCCGGTTCCTCCACCGAATGAGTGGAAGATCAGGAAGCCCTGCAGACCGGTGCACTGGTCAGCCTGAAAGGAGAACACACCCAGAACGTCAGGAAGAGATGCCCTGATGGCACCAACAAGACTTTAACACAGCCACACCTCAACCAGACCGTGACCCCTTGACCCCGCTGGGCATTGTCTCTACCACACCTCGACCCAACGAGACCTTGACCCTTGAACCCAACAAAACCCTGACCCACCAGTTTGCGCGTCCTGTCCAGAACCAGGTCGATGATCTCCTTGCCGACCGTGTAGTGGCCCCTGGCGTAGTTGTTGGCTGCGTCCTCCTTGCCGGTGATCAGCTGTTCAGGATGGAAGAGCTGCCGATAAGTTCCTGTACGGACTTCATCTGTTGGAGGGAAAACCTTCAGTGTCAGCCATGTTTTCTGAACATGCTTCCATGTTTAAGACGCTGTGTTTCCAGGAAGAACTGACCAATCACGGTGGGCTCCAGATCCACAAAGATGGCTCTGGGGACGTGCTTCCCAGACCCCGTCTCACTGAAGAACGTGTTAAAGGAGTCGTCTCCCCCTCCGATCGTCTTGTCACTGGGCATCTGGCCGTCCGGCTGGATGCCGTGCTCCAGGCAGTAGAGCTCCCAGCATGCATTGCCCATCTGGGCTCCGGCCTGGCCCACATGCATAGAAATACACTCACGCTGcagagaagaggagaaaagtgaTCAGGCTTAATGGTTTCTGACTTTATGCCAGGTATGATAAACGGCTGAGCGGCacaccggccctttaagaggaACTCTATCAGTAAACATGCGGCATTAGCAGATGCTGCATCGGGAGCTCCTTAAAGAGGTTTTAGTAAAGTTCAGCCACGTTTCCTAATCAGGAAATGGCACAATTATGTAATTATCACAAAATGACTAACTACACCTACAGTCAGGTTCCTACAAACTTCAATACTCATCCTGACTAGTTTCTAGATTTTCCCTCCCTGTCAAAGCTTTAACTTCTCCGTTTAATCCTCGGATTTCCGGGTGCACCTTGAACGCACCTCCCCGGGAGCAGTGACGTAGTTTCCACTCTCAGGTGTCTCAGTGCAGACCTGTTGGATCTTGATCCAACCGGGTCACATGAGTTTTTATTACCCCTCACATCATGGAGAAAAGGGGAAAAGCCCCATCGACGCAGGCAGGAAGCCGCGCTCCCGCCCCTCCCCCACCCCATGTAACGTTCACGGACCTGCAGGGCGTTATCTGTTCGCCTCACATTTAAAAGTTACCGCCTAGAACTCCTTCAgctaaagtacatttaaaaactgatccgggtttattttaaataactaaacTAAATATGTGAAAACACCGGCTGGCTAAGAGGTTAGAAAACTGAAGCGTAAActgtgaaactttatttttgatcattttaatctGCGCCAACATGGCCTTGTTCGACGCCaattagtggaaaaaaatgttgtaaagaaCATGGATAAAGTGTGATTTCTACGTTTATAATAAAAAACGTTTCaacaactttttctctttttagatCCGTCTTTTACGATATAAATGCGTGTTTTAAGCGGTTTACTCACCATTTTGATCTGTCTGTCTCCTTCTCTCCGACGTTCAAGGATCGGCAGTTGGAAGCAGTGTGTGACGCAGCAGCGGAGCCGCTCGCTTATAAAGGCTCACAGGGGGCGGGGCTACGAGCGGTTTGAACCTGCTGAAGGCGGGAGATTACCGGAAGCAGATAAACTAACGTTGATAAAATTACGagataaagtcgtaatatttcGAGAATAAAGTctaaagttataatattacaGAATAAACTCGTAATAATGCGACAATAAGTCACTgtattttcagaataaagttatattaatatgagaataaagccataatatgactttattgtcatattatttcgattttatttatgtaatatgactttattttaaaaattatgagaataattttaaaaataaagtcaatacTCTGTCGTACAGAATACACAGGTTTGTCATGGAGTTTTTAAACTTATTTGCTCActtaatagtaaaataaatatttaacttaacaTTTCAAACCAATTCATAGGATTTCTAACTTTGGTAAAGCGTTGAAAGTCCCACTTGAATCACACAGACTATATCTGctcatatttacagtttttaatgttCCTACATTAGCATGCATACacatatgttttatatattgaCTTTATATCCAAATGGATGAGCCTAAAAGCAAACAGAACAGTATGATCAGAAAAGGTCTTGCAGTAGGAACATTTGATGGGTTTTAATGGATTCTACTCTttattaaaacatctttaaatatcAGAGATTCCTCTAAGGTCCCTAATAACATCAACAACCTTATAATAAAAGACTAAAACCAGTCACCGTttagggcgtgccgtggtggcgtagcggttagcgcgacccgtatttggaggccttgagtcctcaacgcggccgtcgcgggttcaactcccggatccgacgacatttgccgcatgtcttcccccctctccttccctgtttcctgtcagtctgctgtcatataagggacactagagccacaaaagaccctggaggggtaaaaaaacaaacaaaaaaaacagtcaccGTTTAAAGCACGTAATCCCAGAGCGGGTCCAAAGTTTCATACATTAACAATCAGTATTTAAATGtgcagtttaaaacaaaaactatttaaaacaacatcagaTTATTATCTGGTATAATGTCTCGTTTGTTTGGTTAAAGACGATATTTTAAAGCAGGGATGCGATTTGTGGTCTGAGAGGTCAGCTCAGGAATGGTAGGAATGAGATTTAGTCTGGATTAAATTAAAGAGCACAGCTAATCCAAGTGGtgtgggtcaaaggtcaaaccaTAATGATTCATTGTTTCTCACAGTCCTCAGTAATTCAGCCTGATTCAGAGGCTtttattggaaaacatttaaaaacattaatcagcTTGTTGAGCCGCTGCAGGGGAATCTCGACGTGTTTCTGTTCAACTTTACGCTTGTTTTGGACAAAGAGCAACGTGAAGGAGCTGAGCTCAGAGTATGTAGAGGAACAGGAGTCAGGTTAGCGTTCCAGGACAGACAGGGCGGcccactgggaacactgggaacaCAATGTCCACTTTGTGATCTGAACTAAATAATTTTATAGATGAATGAGATGAAGGCTCTTTTTGTCCCTCAGTTGTTGCCGTAGAGTGTTCTGCATCATCAGCAGGTTGGTGCTGCCTGCTGATTGGATGCCTTGTTTCAAACTGGGGAACCCAAATGGTTCAAACTGGTTCTGGAGTGCTAGAAAGTGTTTAGCTGCTAAATGTTTAGCATTTCCAGCCTGAGTCTGTAGAAAGCAGACACCTGCAGCCAGGTGAGGCGACTGGCGTTGGTAACGAATCCCTCATCACTTCACTGATGGATTCATTTGTATTGCAAAGGTTGACGGTTCCAACTCAACCAGCTGCTCCATTAAAACCAGTTAAACATTCAGGTCTTCCAGCCGGTTAGTGGCTGAACAGACGGACGGTTTCCATGGCTACCACTTGGAGATGAACTGGTTCTGGTCAGCAGGTAAACATCTTTTACATTTCGTTTTTATCTCTACAAAGTTCTGAACAGAAGAGAAGTCTGCAGGTACGGACCTCCAAACAGAACTGGTTCTGAACATCAGAGCTGGTCCAGTTACTGTTCAACAGGCTGGTGAAGGAGGAACCAACACAAAGAATCAACAGAAACATGGTTGCTATGGTTTCACTGTCATCTTGTTTCAGTTAAATGGACCCAGAAACCTGCCTGTAACTGGTCCTGTGGAGGATTCCCAAAGGGCCTGGgtcccaacagaaccagaaccagctggtccTTTTGCACTGCAGCTATAGTTTGCTGCTGCCTTTTGGACTTTAGTTTCTGTGAAGTTCAACCTGAACGACTCTGTAAACagttaatgttttctaacatgGCCGAACCTCTTCCTGGTTGCTGGAGGAAAGGAAGCGTCCGTCCCGTTCCTGTAGGGCCCAGCACTGCCGGGCTGGGGCCCGGCAGTGTTTGCTTTCCACATGGTTGATCGCTGGTTTCTAATAGAAACACTGAAGATCATTCTGGTGCTGCTCGGTCACCATGGTAACAATGTAAACACCTTAACATTCATTAGCGAGTGGGTGACAGCAGGTCACTCACCAGATCAAATACTGAATACTTAACCCGTTCTGTCTAAACCCGTTTATGTTTTTAGATTGGCCAAAACGGATCAAATGTGCTTCATTTATCTTTACTGACATTGATTTGATCCAGAAAGATGTAAACCTGATGCCAGATGTTTGTCAAAGTTTCTGTATTTTCACTTCTGTGCCTAATAATATCCAGTCAAAACAGaccttttaaaacacaaaaactttacTGAACTCTTAAATTTgtcgttttcttttctttgagttctagtgtgaaataaatacaaCCTAATTTATGACTGTAGTTCTAACgagaaatgatcaaatctgGAATATGGTGAGGAATCATGTCCCAACAACTGCAGACATTATGAAGGGATGATTGGACGGCGCCCTCTAGTGTTCAACACTGGAAAACACTTTTAGACCAATGGGACCTTGGCAGAGGATCACTgtagcatccatccatccatccatccatccatccatccatccatccatccatccatccatccatccaaacagtttttatgttctGTTGAATTCCATCATTAAACATGGAAACTTGGACTTTTACCCAGAATTGACATGACGCTGGCTGCGCCCCCTTGTCCTCCGACAGGCCAACTGTTATTATGTTGGACCTCAATGTGTTAGCCGAGACatattttgagtcatttttgtctTCTAAACCAGTGGCCCCAACcaccggtccgtggaccaattggtaccgggccgcgcaagaaataatgaactactttcggatcttttattttgaaaatcctaaaccggattttaccggttagccaacttgcagcaggaaagagtaacaaaacaacatcggagtgcTGCGCGCGCACCCCCGGTCCTCGCGCCTAAAAAGGTTGGTGACCGCTGTTCTAACCCAACACTGAGAAAAGTCTCTAACTAGTTCTACATCCGGTCTGTAAGGTTATTAGCGGGAAGTAACGGAGAATTCAACGATAAAGCCCAAGAGGAAAAATGGTTGATGTGAGTGTGAACGCTGTGGGACGCACTTAGCACGTACAAAATGGGTGAGTAATGACTTAAATAAAACCGGCTTGTGAAAATCCGCCTTGTGGAAAATGGTTAGAAATAAACAGTAGCATGAAACGGTGTTTAAATGCTAATATAGCAGTTAGCCTAGACTGTTTTCATGCTGCCATAGAGCTACCATTGGAATCTACACGCATAAAATCCAGCATAACTACCTTCACTTATTGATCTGGAAATGATTAGATGTTTAGcgttattttaatttaactgagttgtgtttatttgacGCTTAGCTGTCAGCTGTGAGTTGTTAGCATGGAGCTATCAGTAAGTATCCTTATGACAAAAACTGGGATGTTTACTTCCGGTTACCTTCCTGGTGACTAACTTGGTTCCCGTCCTTCAGTTTCATTCAGCTGGACGTGAGCTGGGCTGCAGTCCATGATCTGTTTCTTGGTTTTTCCACATTCCTTTttggttttggaaatgtaataaattgtattcCACCCTCTATGTTCTGGGTGACGGATTGCATATTCCCCACTGACACCTTGGACCGTGATTAtctattattttcctcaaaatctcTCTGACTGCAGCGTGTTTTCTATGATAGATACTGTCAATATTGTCGGAGTACCGTCCTTGGAACctgattggtcagttgctgaTAAATGCCCTAGAATGATTGGGGGAGGATTACTCTACGTCAGCATGGGGCGGAACCAGCGTCATgttaatttaaagaacaaaatccCAAACACTTCTTTATtacatctgtttattttcattttcttgaacAAATTTACTAAAAAGTTGTTGAAACTTGCAGAAGAAGAGCTAGAGGCTTGCAGAAAGGTGTGGACAGGCACTGGTCTCCATCGCTGTTTGCCATGATGTAGCTTTCAGAGCTAACCGCTGACATCAGGGATGAAGAGGAGCTTCAGGTTGGGGATGAGCTGCAGCGCCACCATCAGACCTTCTGGGTGAAGTTCTCAGGGAAAACCCCTTTGGCTGAAATATCTTTCTTGAGGAACCAGTGAGCCTCCTTGACGCCCAGCAGCCAGCCGTCGTCCTGCAGACAGACCACAGTTTACCCAACCGACAACCGGCAACCAGCAATACAGAGGCGCCTGGAGAAACTCCTGGCTCAGACTAATGACAGCTGAGCTCAGAGCCCAGCAGACTTTGTTTCAGCTAGAAGCTcgtttaaataaaatcctctgTGATCAATAGCTGTCTCTGATTGGCCAGAACCCAACCAACCGGGACCGGTCGTCATGGCATTCTTCTGGGGACCCATATGGTTTGGCCTCATCTGGCCCGGTTAGTCAAGCCCTCTGCTGACCCCTGAAGTTCTGACCCGGTTGGAGGAAGGTCGACTCCTTCAGTCTCTTCCCAACATTAATGTCGGGTCATGACCTCCAACCCTGACCTGCAGAATGATCTTCCTGTTGACGTCCGACAATAAAAAGGTGCTAAATAACACTTagcaggcttttattttggagacCTGATCCCAAACCCGTCCACAGCAGCTAACGGATCTCTCATCCCTCGTCCTCATTGGTCAATGTGAGGACGATGCTTTTCTATGACACTCAGCAAGTTGAGTTGCCTGGACTGGGCACAATTTGGAGTTGTGTGTTCTTCTCCAGGACTCTGAACCTGGCAGAGTGTTGTAAAGTAGATCCTTTGTTCTTTGACTAGACCCAGCAGAGACTGTCCGTGTTCTGACTGATCGGTCCCGTCTGTGTGGCGCTGAGGTCAGACTCTCGCCGATGATGCTCACCTGTTCCTCAGGGTTATCAAAAGCCAAAACCAGGACGGCGTCTCCGACCTTCAGCTCCAGCTCGTCGTTGTCCGTTGCCGTGTACTCGTGCACTGCCTtcacctggaggaggagaaccAACCCGGTTCGGTCGGGCAGGAACCAGAGAGCGCTCAGCGGTCGGTGGACTCACCTTGTAGAGGAACCCTGGAGGAAGTTCAGCATCAGCGCCGTTGGTCACAGAGCTCTGGAGGAAGAAAAGTCCGGGCGTTACAGACGGACAGACTGCAGGAAGCATGAAGGTGGAAAGAGTTCAGAGCAGGAAACGGAACCGGTGAGGTCAGGAGGTCAGGAGGTCTGGGGCCGATCAGGGTCTCCTGAGGTTCATCTACTTCCTCTACTTTCCCAACTCtacctcctcctcgtcctcctcgcCCCAGCCGCCCGGCCCCTCGCCGGCTCCGCCCTCGTCCCAGTCCGGCTCGCTGAACGCCTGATGTGCATGTCCCCGCTCCTCGGTGCCGGCGTCCTGACCTTCGGCCGGGTCGGCGTGGTCCCAGCTGGGCTGGCAGCGGCTCTGGTAGCTGCTGTGGTCCCAGCCGCTCTGGGCCTCCTGGTCTGCATCCTGTTGGGACAGCGACTCGGCGCCGCGCTCGTCTCGCTACGGCAGCAGGGGTTGGGTGGCAAAgccaggggtcaaaggtcaaagggaGGATGTTGAAGGAGACGCCAGAGGAGCGTTTGAGTTTAATGTTGCCATAACAACCACAAGAGAGGGAGGttcaggattttaaaaagccaaaGGAAGTAGAAACAGAGCTGGTTGAGGATGTAAGACGTTCTTCTTACCCACGAGTCCCAAGATGGCGTCTGGGGCAGAGCAGTGAGCAAAACATGGAGACCGATTGGTCATTCACCACAGACCGGCCTGATGACTCACTTCCTGTTCATGGTTTCACATAAATACCTTCCTGATCCACCACTCCAAACTACGGCTCAACATGGcaaccagaactggacctggacctggacctggaccagaactggacctggaccagaactggacctggacctggacctggaccagaactggacctggacctggacctgaactggacctggacctggacctggaccagaactggacctggacctggacctggaccagaactggacctggaccagaactggacctggacctggaccagaactggacctgaacctggacctggaccagaacTAGACCTGtaccagaactggacctggaccagaactggacctggacctggacctgtaccagaactggacctggaTCTGGACCGggaccagaactggacctggaccagaactggacatggacctggacctggaccagaactggacatggacctggacctggaccagaactggacctggaCCAGACCTGGACATGGACcagacctggacctggaccagaactggaccagaactggacctggaccagaactggacctggaccgggaccagaactggacctggatctggacctggaccagaactggacctggatctggacctggacctggaccagaactggacctggaccagaactggacctggaccgggaccagaactggacctggatctggacctggaccagaactggacctggacctggaccagaactggacctgatCTGGACCTGGACTAGACCTGGACCTgaactggaccagaactggacctggaccagaactggacctggaTCTGGACCTGGACCAGACCTGGACCTgaactggaccagaactggacctggacctggaccagaactggacctgacctggaccagaactggacctggaccagaactggacctggaccagaactggacctggacctggacctggactggacctggacctggaccagaactggacctggaccagaacTGGAGCTGCACTtggaccagaactggacctggaccagaactggacctggacctggaccagaactggacctgacctggaccagaactggacctggaccagaactggacctggacctggaccagaactggacctggacctggacctggactggacctggacctggaccagaactggacctggaccagaacTGGAGCTGCACTtggaccagaactggacctggacctgATCAGACCGACCGGATCAGAATGTTCTGAAGTTGACCAGATGTTGGGTCTGAATTGTAGGCTGATGGAGAAACTCCCTCTTGGGTTTATTGggatgtttttgtgtctcagTGATTCTGACACAATAATCAGTTTTTCATCCAAACTTCAACCTGAGACTAAAACAACCAGAGAAAGAAACCGGACCAGAGGCTGGTCATGCAGAACCACTTCAGATACCAGCAATATCTGAACTAAAGAAGCTTCTCCcttataacacacacacacacacacacacacattttaaccCTGTGTTGTAAGCAGAACTCCATCATGTCAGCTTCAGTCTCTCTGTGATAACCAGTCAGTCAGTAATCAGAGTAGAGGTCAGGAGTCCCTCAGGGTCGAGTCGTCGTGTTTGTTCTGTTTAGCCAGATTCTGATCCAAAGTTAGAAATGTTAACAGTTGGAACCATCAGATGTGTTCAGGTTAATGTGGTTCTGGGTTATGATGAAGAACGGCCGGCTGTTTTCTGTCTGACCTGCTGCGTTGTGCTGGTCGGGTCTGAGTCAGAGTCTGGAGCTGCAGCCTCGTCCTCCAGCAGGGCGGCGATCTGCTGCTTTGGGTCTGGAGACGGTGAGAGT
The genomic region above belongs to Xiphophorus maculatus strain JP 163 A chromosome 24, X_maculatus-5.0-male, whole genome shotgun sequence and contains:
- the tuba4a gene encoding tubulin alpha-4A chain, with translation MRECISMHVGQAGAQMGNACWELYCLEHGIQPDGQMPSDKTIGGGDDSFNTFFSETGSGKHVPRAIFVDLEPTVIDEVRTGTYRQLFHPEQLITGKEDAANNYARGHYTVGKEIIDLVLDRTRKLADQCTGLQGFLIFHSFGGGTGSGFTSLLMERLSVDYGKKSKLEFAVYPAPQVSTAVVEPYNSILTTHTTLEHSDCAFMVDNEAIYDICRRNLDIERPSYTNLNRLIGQIVSSITASLRFDGALNVDLTEFQTNLVPYPRIHFPLATYAPVISAEKAYHEQLSVADITNACFEPANQMVKCDPRHGKYMACCLLYRGDVVPKDVNSAIATIKTKRSIQFVDWCPTGFKVGINYQPPTVVPGGDLAKVQRAVCMLSNTTAIAEAWARLDHKFDLMYAKRAFVHWYVGEGMEEGEFSEAREDMAALEKDYEEVGTDSVGDEDEGEEY